In Mucilaginibacter auburnensis, the genomic stretch GTCACAAACATTTTGATCAGGACCGGCATCTGCAGCAGGTATAAGCGCGAAAGTGATAACCACCTGAGAAACAGCCTCTGTACAATCACCGGCACTTGCCGAAGTTAAAGTCAGTGTAACAGAACCGCTATTTCTGTCTTGCTGAGATGGAAAATACTTTGCTTTAGGGTCATTTGTAGATGAGAAACTACCTGTGCCTCCACTCCATACGCCTGCAATAGGTTGTTGGGTTACATTTCTTCTAACATCACCATCTAATTGAACCACAGTAGCAGTTGGACAAACGGTTTGGTTTGGGCCTGCATTGGCTAAAGGTTTGTTAATTACGGTAACATTGGTAGAGCGTGAAATACTTGAACAGCCATTAACGGTAACAACCAAAGCGTATGTGCCCGAATTGGCAAGCGTGACATTGGTTATATTATAAACGGGCGTTTGGGTTGTTGCTGTTGTGCCATCGGGTAGTGTCCATGTATAGGTAGCGCCAGCAACCGGTATGGTTTGTAACGTTAGTGTATTGCCTTCGCAAACCTGCGGTGACGCATTTATTTGAGGCTGCAATGGCTGTGCATTAAATATAACGTGATATTCAAACGGCTTGCTCTCACAACCATTGTATACGGGAGTTATAAGGTAGTAAACATCCAACGGCTGATCTGAATTGTTCACCAGAGTCTCGTTTATAGATGTTACGCCGCTTACAAATCTTTGTGGATTGTTTCCAACCGCGTTGCGAAACCAGTTAAATGTAGCGCCGGTAACATTAGAGGTAATCTGATAAGAAAAAGCCTCGTTTGAACAAGCCGGATCAAAGTTTTTGCTCGTAACCGTTACTACCGGATTAACGGTTACCGGGAGATCAAAAGTGCTTTTGCATCCGTTTGCTGTGGTAAACTCAAAATGGTACGGAACCACAATAGGTGCGTTTGTTGTGTTAGTAAGCGCCTCCCTAATGTTGCGTGATGTTTGATTGGCTACAGCGCGGGCATCTATACCTGTAACAACATCGCGGCTCCAGCTAAAATCTGTAACAGCCGGGTTGAAAGTAGCCAGATAGTTAAGTGGGTTTTCGTTACAAACACTGGCTTGTTTAGGGCTGGTTAGTTCGGCCGCTGGGTAGACGGTTACAGTGTAGTTGAAAGGGGTTCCGTTGCATCCGTTAGTTGAAACAGGTGTAATTACATAAATAACGGTTTGTGTAGATGGCGAAGAACTTGTAAGGATCTCGCTTATTACACTTCCCGATCCTGAAGATGGTTGGTTATTGTTAATAGCTGCAGAAGCTGCGCGGCTCCATGTAAAGGTTGTTCCGGAAAGATCGGCCTGTATGGTGTAATTTACATTACTGCCGCTGCAAATCTCGTCTGTTTTTTTGCTCGTTATACGTGGTGTAGGCACAACAAATAGCTTAACTTCGGTTAGCGGGCTTACACAATCTCGCGCTTCGGCCTGCACAAAATAACTCGTATTGGTAAATACAGGTATAGTTAACTTATTACCTACAGCAACCGGAAACATATCAGCATTAAACCATGTATATTTAATTGCGTTAGGGCTTGCAGCCGTAAGTTCGGCCGGCACGCCTTCGCAAATGTTGGTTACTCCGCTAACCTGTGGAGCAGTTGGAATACTCTCAACCAAAACATCAACTTCTGAACGTGGGCCGGAAATACCGTTGGTTAGCGCCTCTACCCAAAACTTAGAAATGCCAAGGTTAGTTAATGGGCTGGTACGGTAATTAGCTCCGGTATGTAACAGCGTACCTCCTGTTGCCGCGTCATACCATCTGTAGCTGTTGGCGTTTTGGGCAAATGCCGTCAGCGTAGCCGGATTACCAACGCAAACAGTGTCAGTAGTAGTTGTGGGGCTGGCCGGCGTGTTAATAAAGGTTATAGTTACACGCACACTCTGATTACCGCAGGCGCCGGTATCAAATGCGGTTAAGATAAATGTTACAGCGCCATCGGTTGGAGATGGCATGTAAGAAGCATTGGTCAGGCTGGTAGCATTGGTGATAACGCCTTGCCCATTGGTTGTTGACCATAATACATTTGTTGAACGGGAAAGCGTTCCTGATAATGTAACTGCCTGCCCTTTGCGCGCGTAACGGTCGGCTCCGGCATACGCAACAACGCTGGCCCTAACCTCAACCGTAAAAGTTTTTGTATCCTGGCTTCCGCAACTTACTAAATTTACAAAGTTGGTAACAGTATAGGTTCCAGGTTGGCTTTGTGCCAGATTGATCTCGCCTGTGCTTGAATTAAGAGACAGGCCCGACGGGCTGGCAGAGAAAACTCCGCCACTTGATGTTGGCTTATATTGCGGCTTTGGGTTAGTGCCGCTTTGGCAATATACGGTGTTAGCATAACTAAATTCGGCATTTGCAGATGGCGTTATAACTATTTCAGCGTAGGTTATAACATCGCAACTTCCGTTATTGGTTTTGTAAGATACGTTAAATCTGCCCAGGCCAGATGCTGCTATATTTATTGTACCGGTGGTTGGGTTAATTACAAGGCCCGCGCTGCCCGTAAACGTTCCACCAGCAACATAAATTGTTGGTGTTTGGTTCCCGGCAGACAAGCAATAGGTACCTGCGCTGTATTGAAACTGCAAGTTATTGTAAGGTAACACCTGAACTGTAACGGGTGTACGGTCGCTGATGCAGGTTCCGCTAACTACTTGTGCGTAATAGGTAGTTGTTACATCTGGTGTAACAGCGTAATTTGCGCCCTCGAACTCCATATTGCCGCCTGTAGGTACAGAAAACCATTGTATTTTGGTGCCTGCAGCAGAATGCGCTTTTAAAACAACCGTTGTTCCAACGCAAATAGCAGGGCCGGGATTATCTATTGTAGGCGGTGGTGTTGCAGCATTAACCGTAACGGTAATGGCAGTTCTTTCGCTTTCACATCCATCAACTTTATTAGAAACGTAAAAAGTTGTGGTATTTGTTAATGCAGCAGTGGTATAAACCTTATCAGTAGAAATAGGTGTACTCCCTGTTTGAGCGGTATACCATCTGTATTGTGTGCCGTTATCAGCCACAAGTGTTGCGGTTGTGTTATAGCAAATTGCGGCAACCGGCGTAACTGTAGGTTTAGGCGGCAAAGGAAGCAAACTAATGGTTATTGCAACAGGGTCGCTGGCACAGCCGCCTGATATGGCTCTAACATAGTAAGTTGTATTGCTGTTAAGAATTGGTGTTTGAAAAGTGGTACCTGTAAACGGAGGCTGTGTATTTTGAGCGTCAACCCACTCATAGGTATAATTGGCGTTAGGCTGATTGATATTTAAAACAGCAATGCTTTCCGCGCAAATAAGCGTTGTGCCCGAAATGACCGGCTTAGGTACAACCGGTAATACGGTAACGGCTACAGATACCGCATCACTATAACAGGAAGCGTTAAAAGCCCTGACATAAAAGGTAGTGTTTTCTGATATATTAGGTGTTGTAAACACGTCTCCTGTTCCTAATATATTATTTAGCGCTGCTGACGAAAACCATTCATATGTGGTATTTGCCGAAGGATTTGATACCCGCAATGTGGCTGGAGAGTTTATGCAAACAGGCCCGTCGCTTGCCGCTTGCGGAGCAGATGGTACGCTGTTAACAACAACGGTAACTAAAGTGCGCGGACTTAAACAATCATTTATACGCGCCTGAACCCAGTATTGCTTATTCGCATTTAATATGGGTGTAGTAAAGTCTGGACTTGTAATAAGCGGATCTCCACCTACTTCAACATCGTACCAGTCAAATAATACACCATTAGGCCCGGTGGCTTGTAACGTAGCCCTTGAATTAGCGCAGATTGGCTGTGCAGATACCGTTGGTGCAGCAGGAGCCTGTGTAACATTAACGGTTACTGCAACCCGTGCGGTTGAACAGCCAGATGAGGTGATACCTTCCAGGTAATAGGTGGTTGTGGTATTTAAAATTGGTGTTGTAAACTTATTGCCGGAGGCTAATTTAATGCCACCGGTTTCAGAATCCCACCAGTCATAGTCAGCTGATCCTACAGCAGTTAGTGTTGTTGAGGTGTTTGCGCATATAACCGCTCCCGGCGAGAACGGGTTTGCGGCAAGCTGTACGGTTACCCCTGTTCTGGCACTTATACAACCATTCACTTCGGCCTCAACATAATATATGGTTGATGCAGTTACCGGTGGCGTGTTAAATACCGTTCCACTACCTACCGGAACGCCCCCCTGTCTTTCTTTGTACCAATTAAATGTTGCACCTGCAGGCGCCGTTGTCTCAAGGCGGGCCGTAGAATTGTAGCAAACTACCCCGCTGGTATTGCTGGCGGTGGGTGCAGCCGGTGTTGGGTTGGCGGCAATATTTATGCTTACTTCTTTTGTGTTATTAGCATTATCGGTTATTCGTACGGTATAAGTACGCGCGGTGGTAACAGCTATACTTTGTCCGCTCTCGCCTGTTGTTATCCAAAAATAAGTATAGCCGGGCGTACCGCCAGATCCATTTGCGGTTAAAGTAACAGCTGCGCCCGAACAGATGGCTGGACTTGATGGGGTAATGCTTCCATCAAGGCTTTGTGCAAAGCAGTTAGCGGCTATTATTATTAAAGAAAACAGGAAAAAAATGCGCTTCATAGCAACTAACTAACATTTAACTCATCTTTAACAGATGCAAGTCCGCAATAAGGATGTTTGTTAAAAATTACAGCTAAAATAAGTTATGCGCAGCCGTAAACCAAACACTATATCAGTAACATATCAACTATTATATAAATACTAATATTCAACTGCGTTTATACGGTGTTTAAGCTTTTTTGTTAACAAAAAACAGCTTAAACGGTAAGTTAATACACACTGTTGTTATTGTTTATCTTTTTGCTACATTTGCCATCCTAACAACGGGGGATTAGCTCAGCTGGCTAGAGCGCTTGCATGGCATGCAAGAGGTCATCGGTTCGACTCCGATATTCTCCACTTAATTACAAAAAGGCTTTACATCAATTGTAAAGCCTTTTTTAATGAATGGGATAACCGCGCCCATCATGCTTCCATTTAATGATTGCGTTAAGCATTTAAGATTGACTCAGCTAAGTTTTTTCCCTTTCTTTGTATAAAGACTCAATAATTCTCTCGTTTTTTATGGTCGCTAAACTTACGTTATTCGTCTTCTCAATATTTTTTTGCCTTAGCGTTTCTGCATATACACCTCCGGAAAAACTAAATGTTTCCATTGATTTTGAAAGTGCGCGGTTGATTTCGGTATTATTAGCAAAAAAAAGTGTTACAGCAGCTGAGCTTGATAAAGCCGCAAACGTTTATGGTAGCAAGCAATTGATAGAAAAGGTAAAAGGCTATAGTGGTGCTGATGTCAGCGTTTTCAAGTCTACCCTTCGCGAAGTGATTGAGACAGGAACCGTTAAAGGCAATGATCCTTACAACTGGAAAGAGGTTAAAAACAACCTAAAGGCAATAAACCTGTTGCTCAACAAACTGTCGGCATCGCCGGATGCCTTTATTAATGATATTAAGCTTAAGATCGAAGCTTACACCTCTGATCAGGTCAATGCAAATATAAAAGCGTGTTTCTTAATAGGTGGAGGATCGTTGGGCTTTACCCAAGGCGATGGAATGACCTTTAACGTGGCTCTACAAAAAATTGGAGACGATTATGATGGGCTGAAGTTGTTAGTAGCGCACGAGCTTTATCATAGTATACAGGCTGCCGGGCAAGCCTCAAGAAATGTAAGTAAAACGGCCATGGCTTATCATGTAAAAGCTACTTACGCTATGCTCTATAACTTGTGGTCTGAAGGCACAGCCAGCCTCGTAGGTGATTTCACAGGCATGAAATCCGTTGCGCCATTTTCAAAAACCCAGATTGCCGAGTATGATAAAAATGCGGGGCGTAAAAGGGAAAACTTTGCTTTGTTTGAAGCGCTCGCTTATAAATGCTATACCGATTCTGCTTCCCGATTGTATGGTGCGTTGTACAACATCGGCTTTAGCACTGCGTTTGATGAAACATCTTATTACGTAGGTTATGAAATGAGCAAAAAGATAAGCCAATACATGGGTAAGAAGGCTATTGCCGACGAGCTAACCCAAGACCTGCTTTCCTTCATCGAAACTTATATCAAACTTTATAAAGAGCATCCGGAGGATAAAGCCTTTATCAGGTTTGATGCATCTACAGAAAATATTGTTCAGCAATTAGCTAAATGGCGAAATAACATTTAATTGCCGTTCTCTGTCCATAAAATGCTTTATGATTCGCAATAAAATTAAGGAGATCTCTAACTTAAAACTCATCAGCTGTTGAGCGGCTCTCTGCAAATGGTGAGCTATAAAAACGCAAAACTTTATTAGCGCTATCAATAGCAAAGGTCCATTCGGAGGTTTGATCTTTTTTCTCGGTAACGCTGTCTTCACAACTAAAGGTAAAACTTACATTAAGCAGAATTCTAAAGCTGCCCTTTTGCATAACAGGGTCAAAAACCACCCGGTCAAAACTAAATTTTTTTATATCGGGAGAGCCCCACTGTCTGAATTCCCGTTGTAACTCATAAACCAGCAACTGGTAATTAACTGTTGCCGGTTGAAATAAAGTGGAAAGGAATTGTGCAGCTGCACCTGGTTGTAAAATTGCTTCCAGTTGTTGTTCTTCAATTTTTATAGCGAAGTTTTCCATCGGTTCAAAAATCAGCAATTAAAAAGTATTTATAGCAATGGCCTTGTTTTATTACCTTAGCTGTCCTGTCAATAACTAAATGAAACCATTGCATCCCTATTTACGAATAGCATCCAATTTATACCGTGCATCTGCGCTGTTAACCGTGTTGGCTTATTTTTTAGCAGATGTAACCGCTATGGTACCTGAGATGTTAATGATTGCATTTATGCTGATAGCTGCTTATTTAATAAGAGCAGGCATAAAATGGTTAAAGTGGTTGCTCTTAGCCTGGGAGCTTTACAATTTACCAGCGTTCATAACACTGCTTAAAACGCCGTGGAAAGATAACCCGAGTATATTCGCGTTACTGATATTTATTGAAGTGTTGCAAATAGCAGCGTTGGTGTTTTTGTTTTTATCACGTAAAGATGATGACGACACTGATTGGGAAGATGAAGGAGAAGACGAACCTGCTAAACCACGTGCTGAGTAACGATGGATGCATTAATTGCTCACATAAAGAAATTTATTGTTTTAAGTTCTGACGAGGAGCATGAAATACAAAAGCACTTCAAAATTATTACGCTTAAAAAGAAGGCATGGCTGTTAACCGAAGGGCAGATATGTAAAAGCAATTACTTTGTTGAAAAAGGCTGTTTGCGGATGTATTATATAACTGAGAAAGGAACCGAGCAAATAACCCAGTTTGCTTTAGAGAACTGGTGGCTGGCCGACCATATGAGTTTGATGATGCAGAAACCCTCGCCTTTTTTTATTCAGGCGGTTGAGGATACGCATGTAGCGACTCTTGACTTTGCCAAACAGGAAGAGTTATTGCAACAGGTGCCTAAAATGGAGAGGTACTTCCGGCTGATGATGCAACGCGGATTTGCGGCTATGCAAATGCGGGTTAAATACCTGCATGATTTTTCTAAGGAAGAAGCTTATATGCAGTTCAGCGCCTCGTTTCCTGATTTTGTACAACGGGTACCGCAATACATGCTGGCCTCTTATTTAGGGCTAACGCCGGAGTATTTGAGCGAGATCAGGAAGAAAAAACATTAGTCCGCGCCATTTCTTAAACCAGTTTAATTTTTGCCCGGATGTGGCATGGTATGTTTGTCTCAACAAAAAAAACACATAACCATGAGCAACAGAATCAACATCCAGCAATTACAGCCCGAAGCCTACAAAGCAATGTTTCCGTTAGAAAACTATGTGAGAACATCAGGACTTTCTGCCACACACAGAGAACTAATTAAGATCAGGGCGTCACAAATAAACGGTTGTGCCTTTTGTATAAACATGCATACTGCCGATGCACGCAAGAATGGCGAAACAGAACAACGCATATACCTGCTTAACGCCTGGCGTGAGGTAAACGGACTTTATACCGAAGAAGAACGCGCCCTGCTTGCCCTTACCGAGGAAGTTACATTAATACACCAGCATGGGGTTAGTAACGAAACATATGAAAAAGCCATATCAGCATTTGGTGAAGAAGGCGTAGCAAAAATTATAGTTGCCATAATGGCCATAAACGCGTGGAACAGAATGGCCATAGCTACACAAATGCAGCCGGAAGGAGTGTAAACAATAAGCCTGAAGCAGCCAAAAGCACGCTGCTTCGGGCTTATTTACTTTGTGCGATTAGCTGTTAAATAAAAACACTTCTGTTTTTTAGATATGCATGCTGTTGTTATCTTTAACCCGGATAACCTTAAACTTATCGCATGAAAAAAATCTTTATCCTCATCACAGTTTTCTCTCTGTATGTGTTAACCTCTATGGCGCAGGTTGACAGTGTAGCCCGTCAAATTAAAGCTATCGAATCTCAGTTTACCTATCAGCATGGCGCTATTAAAATAGGTAATGGCATTGCGGTTATTAACGTGCCTCCGGGTTTTAAATACCTGGATTCAATTCAAGCGGAAAAAGTGCTAACAGATGTTTGGGGTAATCCAAAAGGTACCAGCAAATCTTTAGGGTTTCTTCTACCCGAAAATCAAGGCATTTTAAGCGAAGGAAGCTACGTATTTAACATTGAGTACGATGCGATTGGTTATGTTAAGGATAATGACGCGGATGATATAGACTATGATGAGCTGATGGAGAATATGAAGAAAGAGGCCAAAGAAGAAAGTCCGGAACGCGAAAAACAGGGCTATTCATCTATTGAAATGGTGGGCTGGGCCTCCAAACCATATTATGATAAGGACCGCCACATTTTACATTGGGCTAAAGAAATAAAATTTGGCAATGACAGTATCAACACTCTTAATTACAACGTGCGGGTGCTTGGGCGCAAAGGTGTACTGATATTGAATGCCATAGCAACCATGCAGGAGCTGCCACCGGTAAAGGCCAGCATTCCGCCGGTTTTGAACAGTGTTGCATTCTCTGACGGAAATAAATACAACGAGTTTGATTCAAGCATTGACAATGTTGCCGCATGGACACTTGGCGGATTGGTTGCAGGTAAGATATTGGCTAAGGTTGGCTTTTTCGCCCTGCTGTTAAAGTTTTGGAAATTGATTGCAATTGGCGCTGTTGCTGCATTTTCGGCCATTAAGAAGTTTTTTGGATTTAAAAAAGCCGAGCCTGCTCCTGCAGAAGAGGAAACTCGACCAATAGCCGAATTGCCCCATGCATCGGCAGAAGAAAAAGCAGAGGCTGATCCGTTAACAGATCTACCTGAAACGCCATCCTACGAGAAAAAAGACAAAGAAGAAGACGATAAAAATAAGCCTGTGTCATAATACAGGCTTATCTTCCTCTTTACTACTCTTTAGCAGCTTCAAAATGCTGATGCAGCTTTTCTTCTTCCAGGTCAAGCAACTCAAACTGGTGCTTTACCAGTTCATCACTTATCTCCTCCTTTTTGTTGAGGGTATGCAATAGTTTGCGCTGCTCTTTTAGCAGGTGGGCCATTATTTTGAGGTAATCATCATAAAAAAACTTTTCACGATCGTGGTTATCATCCTTGTCCCAATCTTTTAACAACTGCATTTCGGCGTTGTAGCGCATAACCAAACTGCGCACCATGCCGTTATTTTTGCAAACATTATTATAGTGCTCATCTAATATATTAAGCGATAGATGCGCCAGCTTTTTACGTACCAATTGGCGTTGGCGCTCTAACGGTACAGATAGGTCTGGGTCGGGCATGTTTACTAATTGAACAACTTTTGGCAGCGTAAGCCCTTGTACAACCAAGGTTATCAGTATCACATTAAAGGTGATGAACAATATCATATCCCGGTTAGGGAAAGCTACACCCGCTTTAAGTGTTAGCGGAATACTCAAAGCCGCGGCTAAAGATACTACTCCGCGCATGCCCGTCCATCCTAATAGGGTTGGTCCTCTCCATCCCGGACTCGCATCGGCTACGGTTATAATTTTGCTCATTATCACCGTAATAACCGATGCTGCGTATGAGCAGATAAACCGGGCAACAATTAAAACACCTGTTATAATGAGGCTGTAGTTAATAGCCAGTTTCAAACCATCGTCGCCAAGGTTTTTGATCACTACCGGGAACTCCAGCCCTATCAGCATAAAAACAATACCATTCAGCAGAAAAGAAACAGCCTGCCAAACGCTAACCGCCTGTAACCTGCTGTGATAGGATAAGAACTGAAACCGCCTTGCCGACAAAAACAAGCCGCCACTCACTACCGCCAATACGCCCGAAAAATGGAAGCTCTCGGCAGCTATATACATAACGTAAGGACTGATGAAGGTAAGCACTACGTCGGTATTGGCTGATGTGGGTAGCCAGCGATGCATGGAATAAAACAGCAATGCAACGCCTATGCCTATGGCAACGCCCATTACAATTACCAGCACAAAGTTGGTTGCAGCATCTGTAAAAACAAATGAGCCTGTTAATATAGCCGCTAAAGCAAAGCGGAACACCACCAAACTGGATGCATCATTCAATAAACTTTCGCCCTCAACAATAGTTACAAAGCGCTTGGGTACCTTAACAGTTTTTAAAATAGAACTTGCAGAAACCGCATCGGGAGGAGAAACAATACCACCCAGTAAAAAGCCGGTAGCCAAAGTGAAACCCGGTATAATGGCGTTTGATACATAAGCCACCACACACGAAGTAATAATAACCACCGGGAACGCGAAGCTGGATATAACACGTCGCCACTTCCAAAAATCCTTCCATGAGGTGTTCCATGCAGCCTCATAAAGCAAGGGTGGCAGAAAGATAACAAAGATAAGGTCGGGTTCAATTTCAATACCGCGAAGGAAAGGCACAAAGCCAAGCGGCAAACCAACAAGTACGAGTAGTATAGGATAGGCCACCTTTATTTTCTGGGCCAGCATTACCACAAATAAAATTATAACCAGTAAACACGAGTATTGGATAACGGCATGATGCATGGTCTAAAAATACATTTTTTTCGCTGGTCATTCGTCATTGGTCAATAGTCATTTGATTTTGGTGTACCGCTTGTCTCATGTTCCACGGTTAAAGGTAGTAAGACGATGGTGGGACGATACTAACCCACCCCATCGCATCAATATTTTAATAGATAGTTTGTCATTCTGACCATAGGGAAGAATCTTATACAACTATGCTATGCCGTTCGCTTAGTTAGCAAAGCGTATAGGATGTTTCGTTATCACTCAACATGACAATTGAGCTATGTGACAATGACATTACACAATTCCACCCCCATCTGCAAAACGTATCATTAATACCCACTTTTGTATAAATCTACCCGGTTGGGGCCCTGTACATTTGTTTCAGCAATTAAGAAATAAAACAATGGCAAAAACAATTTTTATAACAGGAGCTTCTCGCGGATTTGGTAAAATTTGGGCAGAAGCATTTTTAAAACGCGGTGACAATGTAGTAGCAACCGCCAGAAACATAGCATCATTAAATGATCTGACAGAAAAGTATGGCGATGCCGTATTGCCCATCCAGTTAGATGTAAATAACAAAGCCGATGGCGTTGCCGCTGTACAACAGGCTAAAGCAAAATTCGGCTCAATTGATGTGCTCATTAATAATGCAGGCTACGGCTTGTTCGGCACCATTGAAGAAACCACCGAGCAGCAGGCCCGCGAGCAGTTTGAAACCAACGTGTTTGGTTTGTTATGGGTAACACAAGCGGTATTGCCGGTTATGCGTGAGCAGGGTCACGGGCACATTATACAGGTATCAAGCGTGTTGGGTATAACCACCTTGCCAACCTTAGGTATTTACAACGCATCAAAATTTGCGGTTGAGGGCCTGAGCGAAACACTGGCTGCAGAGGTTAAAGGTTTCGGCATAAAGGTATCATTGATAGAGCCAAACGGCTTTAGTACAGAATGGGCTGGTCCGTCAGCATCACAAACAGAAGCCATTCCTGCCTATGATGGTGTTAAGGCAGCTTTCCGCGAAGGATTGTCTGACGATAGCTGGGGCAACCCCGATGCTACTGTTGATGCCGTTTTAAAACTGGTTGACAGCGAGAACCCTCCGTTGCGTCTGTTTTTGGGTAAGGTAGCCTATCCTTGGGTTAAACAGGTATATGCCGATAAATTAGCTACCTGGGAAGAATGGAAAGACGTTGCCGCTGCCGCACACGGGCACTAATAATTAAATGTATTTGAACTGACAATAGCGCGTTGACAATCAGCGTGCTATTGTTGTAATTTGTAGGTTATGAAGCACTTTAAAAGTATAAGCGAGATGCACCGCGAATATGGCCTTGCACCGCCCGAGAATCCGCTGATAAGTTTGCATAAATGCAACAACTCCTGCTCATTAGGCGCACGTGAGTTTACCGGCGATTTTTACCTGATAGGATTCAAAAAGCTTCAGTCGGGGATTATAATGTATGGCCGTACCAAGTACGATCAAGAGAATGGCTCCATGTATTTTTTTAAGCCGAGGCAGGTAATTGAGTTTAAGGACCTTTCTTTTGAAGAGGATGGCTTTTTAATTTATGTACATGAGGATTTTCTTAACGGAAGCCCGCTGCATCAGGATATAAAAAAGTACACCTATTTTGATTACGAAACCAACGAGGCCCTGCACCTGTCGCCACGTGAGGAAGAAATAGTATGGGACCTGTACCGCAAAATAGAAACCGAGTACAACAATAATCCGGATGAATATAGCCGCGATATTATGCTAACGCATATTGATTCCATACTGAAATACGCGCAACGGTTTTACAAGCGGCAGTTCATTAACCGCACCGAACTATCGGGCAAAACAACATCAAAGTTTACCAAGGCGCTTACCGATTATTTTGAAAAAGGCGGCTTGCAGCAACAGGGCTTACCAACGGTTAACTTTATGGCCGACAAGCTCAATGTATCGCCCAGGTATTTAAGCGATATGCTGAAACAGGAAACCGGCAAAACCGCCATTGAGCTGATACACATTAACCTGATAACCGAAGCCAAGCATCTGCTCAAAACCGCAGATCAATCCATTGCCGAAATAGCCTACGCTTTAGGCTTTGAGAACCTGCCCTATTTTTCACGACTGTTTAAAAAAGAGGTAGGCATTAGTCCTAATCAGTTTAAAAAGCATGAGTTGAATTAACGTCGGCTTGTTGCGTTGTTTAAGGAGTGGTAAATGTGTTACACTAAGGTGTACCAGATAAATGCGCGTTATGGTGTTTTCGCAAATCCGTACTTGTTTGATAATCAATACCAATGTTTTTTTCGCGATGCAAATGGTACTACTTTTAAGTAAGTAAAATTAAGTTGAAAGTGAAGCTAATTAAATAGTAATCAACTTGTTATGTTTTTGAGGGCTTTTCGCCGTTTTTGGTCCACCAGATGGGACAGGGTTGGGTACACTAAGTGCTGAGCGGATTCTTAAGTCGGTGGCAGTTTA encodes the following:
- a CDS encoding carboxymuconolactone decarboxylase family protein translates to MSNRINIQQLQPEAYKAMFPLENYVRTSGLSATHRELIKIRASQINGCAFCINMHTADARKNGETEQRIYLLNAWREVNGLYTEEERALLALTEEVTLIHQHGVSNETYEKAISAFGEEGVAKIIVAIMAINAWNRMAIATQMQPEGV
- a CDS encoding DUF2167 domain-containing protein, whose amino-acid sequence is MKKIFILITVFSLYVLTSMAQVDSVARQIKAIESQFTYQHGAIKIGNGIAVINVPPGFKYLDSIQAEKVLTDVWGNPKGTSKSLGFLLPENQGILSEGSYVFNIEYDAIGYVKDNDADDIDYDELMENMKKEAKEESPEREKQGYSSIEMVGWASKPYYDKDRHILHWAKEIKFGNDSINTLNYNVRVLGRKGVLILNAIATMQELPPVKASIPPVLNSVAFSDGNKYNEFDSSIDNVAAWTLGGLVAGKILAKVGFFALLLKFWKLIAIGAVAAFSAIKKFFGFKKAEPAPAEEETRPIAELPHASAEEKAEADPLTDLPETPSYEKKDKEEDDKNKPVS
- a CDS encoding Na+/H+ antiporter, yielding MHHAVIQYSCLLVIILFVVMLAQKIKVAYPILLVLVGLPLGFVPFLRGIEIEPDLIFVIFLPPLLYEAAWNTSWKDFWKWRRVISSFAFPVVIITSCVVAYVSNAIIPGFTLATGFLLGGIVSPPDAVSASSILKTVKVPKRFVTIVEGESLLNDASSLVVFRFALAAILTGSFVFTDAATNFVLVIVMGVAIGIGVALLFYSMHRWLPTSANTDVVLTFISPYVMYIAAESFHFSGVLAVVSGGLFLSARRFQFLSYHSRLQAVSVWQAVSFLLNGIVFMLIGLEFPVVIKNLGDDGLKLAINYSLIITGVLIVARFICSYAASVITVIMSKIITVADASPGWRGPTLLGWTGMRGVVSLAAALSIPLTLKAGVAFPNRDMILFITFNVILITLVVQGLTLPKVVQLVNMPDPDLSVPLERQRQLVRKKLAHLSLNILDEHYNNVCKNNGMVRSLVMRYNAEMQLLKDWDKDDNHDREKFFYDDYLKIMAHLLKEQRKLLHTLNKKEEISDELVKHQFELLDLEEEKLHQHFEAAKE
- a CDS encoding SDR family NAD(P)-dependent oxidoreductase, with protein sequence MAKTIFITGASRGFGKIWAEAFLKRGDNVVATARNIASLNDLTEKYGDAVLPIQLDVNNKADGVAAVQQAKAKFGSIDVLINNAGYGLFGTIEETTEQQAREQFETNVFGLLWVTQAVLPVMREQGHGHIIQVSSVLGITTLPTLGIYNASKFAVEGLSETLAAEVKGFGIKVSLIEPNGFSTEWAGPSASQTEAIPAYDGVKAAFREGLSDDSWGNPDATVDAVLKLVDSENPPLRLFLGKVAYPWVKQVYADKLATWEEWKDVAAAAHGH
- a CDS encoding helix-turn-helix domain-containing protein, which produces MKHFKSISEMHREYGLAPPENPLISLHKCNNSCSLGAREFTGDFYLIGFKKLQSGIIMYGRTKYDQENGSMYFFKPRQVIEFKDLSFEEDGFLIYVHEDFLNGSPLHQDIKKYTYFDYETNEALHLSPREEEIVWDLYRKIETEYNNNPDEYSRDIMLTHIDSILKYAQRFYKRQFINRTELSGKTTSKFTKALTDYFEKGGLQQQGLPTVNFMADKLNVSPRYLSDMLKQETGKTAIELIHINLITEAKHLLKTADQSIAEIAYALGFENLPYFSRLFKKEVGISPNQFKKHELN